A window from Ovis canadensis isolate MfBH-ARS-UI-01 breed Bighorn chromosome 4, ARS-UI_OviCan_v2, whole genome shotgun sequence encodes these proteins:
- the CDCA7L gene encoding cell division cycle-associated 7-like protein isoform X10, giving the protein MEDFEGFTQTDLNVNSNPELVESDLSDDGKASFESGEEDDDEEKATAQRSRPRRSSIGLRVAFQFPTKKLAKSADKNGSAEPLFPGSRLQDNKKAILGRKTSCRQEKEREDSASESEDGSRDEGQESSDALLKRTMNIKENKAMLAQLLAELNSMPDFFPVRTPNSASRKKTARRAFSEGQVTRRTNPARSARPPEKFALENFTVSAAKFAEEFYSFRRRKTVSGGKCQGHRRRRCVSSFRPVEDITEEDLENVAITVRDKIYDKVLGNTCHQCRQKTIDTKTVCRNQNCGGVRGQFCGPCLRNRYGEDVRSALLDPDWVCPPCRGICNCSYCRKRDGRCATGILIHLAKFYGYNNVKEYLESLQKQLVEDN; this is encoded by the exons CTTGTGGAGTCAGATTTGAGTGACGACGGTAAAGCATCTTTCGAGAGTGGGGAGGAAGATGATGATGAAGAAAAGGCGACAGCTCAAAGAAGCAGGCCTAGAAGAAGCAGTATTGGTCTTCGAGTAGCCTTTCAGTTCCCCACCAAGAAACTGGCAAAAAGTGCTGATAAGAACGGTTCTGCAGAGCCCCTGTTTCCTGGGTCACGTTTACAGGACAATAAAAAAGCGATTCTTGGAAGGAAGACGAGCTGCaggcaggagaaggaaagggaggactCTGCCTCTGAGTCTGAGGACGGCTCCCGGGATGAGGGGCAGGAGAGCTCGGATGCTCTGCTGAAGAGGACCATGAACATCAAGGAGAACAAGGCCATG CTTGCTCAGTTATTGGCGGAATTGAACTCGATGCCTGATTTCTTCCCGGTTCGAACCCCGAACTCAGCTTCT AGGAAGAAGACCGCGAGGCGGGCCTTCTCAGAGGGACAGGTCACACGGCGGACCAACCCAGCCCGGAGTGCGCGGCCCCCCGAGAAGTTCGCCCTGGAAAACTTCACTGTGTCGGCCGCCAAGTTCGCAGAAGAGTTCTACAGTTTCAGAAGAAGGAAGACAGTGAGTGGG GGGAAATGCCAGGGGCACCGCCGACGTCGCTGTGTGTCTTCTTTTCGGCCAGTGGAGGACATCACTGAAGAGGACTTGGAGAACGTGGCCATCACTGTTCGGGATAAAATCTATGATAAAGTTCTG GGTAACACTTGCCATCAGTGTCGGCAGAAGACCATCGACACCAAGACGGTGTGCCGGAACCAGAACTGTGGTGGCGTGCGAGGGCAGTTCTGCGGGCCGTGCCTGCGGAATCGCTACGGGGAGGACGTGAGGTCGGCGCTGCTGGACCCG GACTGGGTGTGCCCTCCCTGCCGGGGCATTTGCAACTGCAGTTACTGCCGGAAGCGCGACGGCCGCTGTGCCACAGGCATCCTCATTCACCTGGCCAAGTTTTACGGTTATAACAACGTGAAGGAGTACCTGGAGAG cTTACAAAAGCAGCTCGTGGAAGACAATTAA
- the CDCA7L gene encoding cell division cycle-associated 7-like protein isoform X11: protein MEDFEGFTQTDLNVNSNPELVESDLSDDGKASFESGEEDDDEEKATAQRSRPRRSSIGLRVAFQFPTKKLAKSADKNGSAEPLFPGSRLQDNKKAILGRKTSCRQEKEREDSASESEDGSRDEGQESSDALLKRTMNIKENKAMLAQLLAELNSMPDFFPVRTPNSASRKKTARRAFSEGQVTRRTNPARSARPPEKFALENFTVSAAKFAEEFYSFRRRKTGKCQGHRRRRCVSSFRPVEDITEEDLENVAITVRDKIYDKVLGNTCHQCRQKTIDTKTVCRNQNCGGVRGQFCGPCLRNRYGEDVRSALLDPDWVCPPCRGICNCSYCRKRDGRCATGILIHLAKFYGYNNVKEYLESLQKQLVEDN from the exons CTTGTGGAGTCAGATTTGAGTGACGACGGTAAAGCATCTTTCGAGAGTGGGGAGGAAGATGATGATGAAGAAAAGGCGACAGCTCAAAGAAGCAGGCCTAGAAGAAGCAGTATTGGTCTTCGAGTAGCCTTTCAGTTCCCCACCAAGAAACTGGCAAAAAGTGCTGATAAGAACGGTTCTGCAGAGCCCCTGTTTCCTGGGTCACGTTTACAGGACAATAAAAAAGCGATTCTTGGAAGGAAGACGAGCTGCaggcaggagaaggaaagggaggactCTGCCTCTGAGTCTGAGGACGGCTCCCGGGATGAGGGGCAGGAGAGCTCGGATGCTCTGCTGAAGAGGACCATGAACATCAAGGAGAACAAGGCCATG CTTGCTCAGTTATTGGCGGAATTGAACTCGATGCCTGATTTCTTCCCGGTTCGAACCCCGAACTCAGCTTCT AGGAAGAAGACCGCGAGGCGGGCCTTCTCAGAGGGACAGGTCACACGGCGGACCAACCCAGCCCGGAGTGCGCGGCCCCCCGAGAAGTTCGCCCTGGAAAACTTCACTGTGTCGGCCGCCAAGTTCGCAGAAGAGTTCTACAGTTTCAGAAGAAGGAAGACA GGGAAATGCCAGGGGCACCGCCGACGTCGCTGTGTGTCTTCTTTTCGGCCAGTGGAGGACATCACTGAAGAGGACTTGGAGAACGTGGCCATCACTGTTCGGGATAAAATCTATGATAAAGTTCTG GGTAACACTTGCCATCAGTGTCGGCAGAAGACCATCGACACCAAGACGGTGTGCCGGAACCAGAACTGTGGTGGCGTGCGAGGGCAGTTCTGCGGGCCGTGCCTGCGGAATCGCTACGGGGAGGACGTGAGGTCGGCGCTGCTGGACCCG GACTGGGTGTGCCCTCCCTGCCGGGGCATTTGCAACTGCAGTTACTGCCGGAAGCGCGACGGCCGCTGTGCCACAGGCATCCTCATTCACCTGGCCAAGTTTTACGGTTATAACAACGTGAAGGAGTACCTGGAGAG cTTACAAAAGCAGCTCGTGGAAGACAATTAA